The following proteins are co-located in the Manihot esculenta cultivar AM560-2 chromosome 7, M.esculenta_v8, whole genome shotgun sequence genome:
- the LOC110625426 gene encoding uncharacterized protein LOC110625426 isoform X1 translates to MVLDIFISIFTEVIKEPIMEFVVVPIKRHISYPFTYKSNVKKLHHDSGKLKNTTVKLQQAVEEATRKGEEIYESVNKWLIDAAKAIEEAEECIKGEEQAKKRCFVGLCPDLKTGYQLSKKAEKKALAIHQLASEDDHNPISFRPHPQQIVAPLVYAPEGLNSRELFLEKVMDALLDPDLNMIGVYGLGGVGKTTLAKQVHRKALEEKLFDVVAMVAVGQTPEVRRIQSEVADVLGLKFDGEEIPGRANRLYERLKKELEKEKKVLIILDDVWKKLDLNAVGIPFGDDFKGCKILLTSRRQDVLSREMGTQQEFKLDVLQDEEARTLFEITVAGAKDSELPPIAAEIAKKCAGLPLLLLTVATDLRNRESYAWDDKLNQLSQFDNEEIYLKVHASLESSYNNLCSNEVKSFFLLCGLIGQSNIEIQSLLKYVMGLSLFKNISTVQGAKNKVYGLIDTLKAQSLLLDGDMYGFVKIHDVVRDTALNIASREQHAFIVTSGMELMKFPNKDCTRISLPYCDIENLPEGWECPKAEALFLFTEVFCLGIPHQFFKGIRNLEVVDFTGIHFVSLPSSLAFLSNLQTLCLHRCQLDDLAIIGDLKQLRVLSFANSYVVELPKQIEQLTRLKVLDVSNCSKLKMIPANALSKLSELEELYMSNSFVEWEADGNNASLAELEKLSQLTTLEMQILDDNILPKHLFSNGRLQRFRILIGDNWDWDGNYKTSRTLKLKLKASIHSGYGIEVLLRETEDLRLDEVRGAENLLYDIEGDGFPKLKYLRVQNNHVIQHIINSTKWAACDVFPILVSLILENLMKLEKICHGRLASGSFNKLEILQVRNCGRLTHLFSLSTAKCLLQLQEMEVVDCPKMEAIVIDESENSNEVLEFNRLSSLNLQNLPNLRTFHSKMKAPLKIEEFLSQQQSDTHLSLFSRTVSFPNLKDLRLHSVSCEKIWHDQLSATSSKLERLFVKDCNELKHLFTASIVKRLLQLNTLNISYCSSMEEIILTEEFIEEEDERMNQILFPKLDELQLWNLPKLIRFCIGYQIEFQSLRYLNISNCNALMCLVPSVPHTGMMEKQDDTEMNQNQNQNQNAEIQSLFNGMVDFPNLERLILFDINELKRIWHSPLAANSFFKLKLLNVSNCQKLMVVFPSNVLERFRRMQELDVSDCASLQEIYQLEEFNVDEAFELRKLNIHRLRSLKHVWRKDPQGVFSFQNLKSVRVLGCDVLNYLFPASIAESLLQLEHLTIIKCGVEEIIAKVEDVEQTPYYCFKFPQLTSLELTDLSKLRSWYPGIHISELQKLTCLNVCSCHKLIKFSFQEIDEKSRQLLLFLEKMSPNLEELTLEHKDLIAIQQGQFFSKLKMLTLTNLQNKSRPFIIGFLQRLYSVETILVQGHNTSEELFSYEGLAGEEEEHARTLARVKNLKLQSVYNLKHIWDPDSGLKPLLQYLETLTVSRCYSLINIAPSSSSFQNLATLQVSSCAGLANLITASTAKSMVQLSKMTVQYCHMMTEIVTSYGDDHTEDEIINFDKLKCLELDGLPGLISFCSGNNAFNFPALENVTVKGCSRMKIFAFGDLNTPKLRGILLRDQQHWEGNLNATLAEMRVDRYFKASEFPELWHDGMQGRLLRNVERLEVDKCAMYNKAIPSNVLVFLNKLKELEVKDCDSADVVFDLEGVSADDGLLPRLKELQLTSLPMLRHLWNKDPIGILEFKNLKWLHVVNCSSLKYIFTWSMALCLLQLEKIELNNCKMIEGIIENEEAADKMILLASLKSVVLKCLPRFSRFCSGWSNVECPLLEEMSIHECPSLKNIFATQTPVRLQDKPNTIDEGSQQRLHSEELHAPVLHKMFPNLEKFSLDKKSTITILGFQFPTGFFSKVKVLELSFFPNKYHVPLFSLLPIFPNLERFEVLDSSLNELLPFEGLVSDQEDITTIPQIRDLKLKNLPDLKHIWNPDGQLHDPLFQSLETFEIEFCGNLIVLAPSSVSLGNLKTLKVYGCNTLANIFTSATAKSMVQLETLIVRFCNMLTEIIGGVQEDGSTDEIVFSKMKTLELEDLQNLTCFCLGSYTFNFPSLEQMDVFGCPKLRIFTVRELSAPRIHGVFTGDRFNRTFHWEGDLNATIEQIYMKYIGFKEIYDIQLSNFPMLKEKWHGQFPFENLEYLERLLVDECAFFSNAISSNLLKHLHLLKKLAVERCDSVEELFELEGLNADEGDVGLLKSLVELRLIDLPRLVHVWNKDPQGILSFRNLALLKVENCSSLTNIFTLSMASGLVKLKHLELKRCNLVQHIITKEAEEEIAKDNTIFPSMESMSLECLPNLSSFYSASDVLKCPSLKRIEMVGCPNMELLASKFCKEHDLSMIAEGNGERIASSSGRKVVIPSLEELRVECNTIKNLCSQTSQADFFCKLKGIELTCISSDSTLLPSQFFESLPILKKLVLSHASFEDIIFCEEIIGEEIHPQSLVKLKELSLSKLPRLKHLRDAKLLSVFQSLETLNVMECGRLQVLVASSVSFQNLTALQVSNCQGLVNLLSSPIARSLERLEKMKIEECELIQEVIVAEVDKEEEENEICFSQLKCLELQRLPSLSSFCSGNLTFSFPSMEEVIIVECPNMKIFAQEVSTPQLWRVQTGPHIYKWGWQDIICDWEWEGSLNNTIEALFKEKKAEETG, encoded by the exons atggtTCTCGATATCTTTATCTCCATCTTCACTGAGGTCATTAAAGAACCCATCATGGAATTTGTTGTCGTCCCAATCAAACGACATATCAGCTACCCTTTCACCTACAAGAGCAACGTTAAGAAACTCCATCATGATTCTGGGAAATTGAAGAACACAACAGTCAAGTTGCAGCAAGCTGTTGAGGAGGCTACAAGGAAAGGGGAAGAGATCTATGAAAGTGTCAACAAGTGGCTGATCGATGCAGCCAAAGCTATTGAAGAAGCTGAGGAATGTATCAAAGGCGAAGAACAAGCGAAAAAGAGGTGTTTCGTTGGATTATGTCCTGATTTGAAGACAGGCTACCAGCTTAGCAAGAAAGCAGAGAAGAAAGCTCTGGCAATTCATCAGCTTGCGAGTGAAGACGACCATAATCCAATTTCCTTCCGTCCccatccacagcagatagttgCCCCGTTAGTATATGCTCCTGAGGGCTTGAATTCAAGAGAGTTGTTCTTGGAGAAAGTTATGGATGCACTATTAGATCCAGATCTTAATATGATCGGGGTGTATGGACTTGGAGGTGTGGGTAAGACCACCCTAGCAAAACAGGTCCACAGAAAAGCTCTGGAAGAGAAGCTATTCGACGTCGTCGCTATGGTTGCTGTAGGTCAAACACCAGAAGTCCGAAGAATTCAATCGGAGGTCGCTGATGTCCTGGGCTTGAAATTTGATGGGGAGGAAATACCTGGAAGAGCTAATCGGCTATATGAGAGATTGAAGAAAGAGttggagaaagagaagaaggtaCTTATAATTCTTGATGATGTTTGGAAAAAACTTGATTTAAATGCAGTAGGAATTCCCTTTGGAGATGATTTCAAAGGATGCAAAATACTTCTCACCTCAAGGAGACAAGATGTGTTATCTCGCGAGATGGGCACACAGCAAGAATTCAAGCTCGACGTTCTACAGGACGAAGAGGCCCGGACTTTGTTTGAAATAACTGTAGCAGGTGCTAAAGATTCAGAATTGCCCCCTATCGCCGCAGAAATTGCTAAAAAATGTGCAGGATTGCCTCTTCTACTGCTCACAGTGGCAACGGACTTGAGAAATAGAGAGTCATACGCGTGGGATGATAAGCTCAATCAGCTATCCCAGTTTGACAACGAAGAAATCTATTTGAAAGTGCACGCGAGTCTGGAGTCAAGCTACAATAATTTGTGTAGCAATGAAGTCAAGTCGTTTTTCTTGCTCTGTGGTCTGATAGGACAATCTAATATTGAAATCCAGTCCTTGCTGAAATATGTTATGGGTCTTAGTTTATTCAAGAACATTTCCACTGTCCAgggagcaaaaaacaaagtatATGGTTTGATTGATACCCTTAAAGCGCAGAGCTTATTGCTAGATGGCGACATGTATGGATTCGTTAAAATTCATGATGTTGTTCGAGATACTGCTCTCAATATTGCATCTAGAGAGCAACATGCGTTTATAGTTACAAGTGGCATGGAATTGATGAAATTCCCAAATAAGGATTGCACCAGAATTTCTCTGCCGTATTGTGATATTGAAAATCTCCCCGAAGGATGGGAGTGCCCAAAAGCAGAGGCACTATTCCTTTTCACAGAAGTTTTTTGTTTGGGAATTCCACATCAGTTTTTCAAGGGCATTAGAAACCTGGAAGTAGTGGATTTTACTGGGATCCATTTTGTGTCCCTCCCTTCATCGCTTGCTTTCCTATCCAACCTTCAAACCCTTTGCTTGCATCGATGCCAACTGGACGACTTAGCTATCATTGGAGACTTGAAGCAACTACGAGTTCTAAGTTTTGCAAACTCCTACGTTGTTGAGTTGCCCAAACAAATAGAGCAACTGACTCGACTAAAAGTCTTAGATGTGAGCAATTGTTCCAAACTCAAAATGATTCCAGCAAATGCCTTATCAAAGCTGTCGGAGCTTGAAGAACTGTACATGAGTAACAGCTTTGTTGAGTGGGAGGCCGATGGGAACAATGCAAGCCTTGCTGAGTTGGAAAAGTTGTCTCAGTTGACTACCTTGGAAATGCAAATACTGGATGACAATATATTACCAAAACACTTGTTCTCCAATGGCCGCTTGCAGAGGTTTAGAATACTGATAGGGGATAACTGGGACTGGGATGGCAACTATAAAACCTCCAGAACGCTGAAACTTAAGCTCAAGGCAAGCATTCATTCAGGATACGGGATTGAAGTGCTATTGAGGGAGACTGAAGATTTACGCTTAGATGAAGTGAGGGGGGCTGAGAACTTGTTGTATGATATTGAGGGGGACGGCTTTCCAAAATTGAAGTATCTCCGAGTCCAAAATAATCATGTCATTCAACACATTATCAATTCGACCAAGTGGGCAGCATGTGATGTCTTTCCAATTCTAGTCTCTTTGATTTTGGAAAATTTAATGAAGTTGGAGAAAATCTGTCATGGTCGACTCGCATCAGgatcttttaataaattagaaattttacaAGTGAGAAATTGTGGAAGATTAACGCATCTCTTCTCATTATCTACTGCCAAATGTCTTTTGCAACTACAGGAAATGGAAGTGGTAGATTGTCCTAAGATGGAAGCTATTGTTATCGATGAAAGTGAAAACAGTAACGAAGTGCTTGAATTCAATCGCTTGAGCTCCTTGAATTTGCAAAATCTTCCGAATCTTAGAACCTTTCACAGCAAAATGAAGGCGCCACTGAAAATTGAGGAATTTCTGTCACAACAGCAGAGTGATACTCACTTATCACTTTTCAGCAGAACG GTTTCTTTCCCCAACTTAAAGGATCTTCGATTGCATTCAGTTAGTTGTGAAAAGATATGGCACGACCaactttctgcaacttcttcaaaATTAGAGAGACTGTTTGTCAAAGATTGCAACGAGTTGAAGCATTTATTTACAGCTTCAATTGTTAAAAGACTCTTGCAGCTCAACACACTTAATATTTCCTATTGTAGTTCCATGGAAGAGATAATACTAACAGAGGAATTTATAGAAGAGGAAGATGAGAGGATGAATCAGATACTCTTCCCTAAATTGGATGAGCTGCAGCTTTGGAATCTTCCAAAATTGATTAGATTCTGCATTGGATATCAAATTGAATTTCAATCTCTTAGATACTTGAACATAAGCAATTGCAATGCATTGATGTGCTTGGTCCCCAGTGTACCTCATACAGGCATGATGGAAAAACAAGATGACACAGAGATgaatcagaatcagaatcaaaATCAGAATGCTGAAATTCAATCTCTCTTCAATGGAATG GTTGATTTCCCTAACTTGGAGAGATTGATTCTCTTCGACATAAATGAATTGAAAAGGATATGGCACAGCCCACTTGCGGCAAATTCCTTCTTTAAACTGAAATTATTGAATGTTTCTAATTGCCAGAAATTGATGGTTGTTTTTCCGTCAAATGTCTTAGAAAGATTCCGAAGAATGCAGGAGTTGGATGTGAGCGATTGTGCTTCATTGCAAGAGATATATCAACTTGAAGAATTCAATGTTGATGAAGCATTTGAGTTGAGAAAATTAAATATACATAGACTGAGATCGTTAAAGCATGTATGGAGGAAGGATCCACAAGGAGTTTTCagttttcaaaatttgaaatcagTTAGAGTTTTAGGTTGCGATGTTCTAAACTATCTGTTTCCAGCCTCCATAGCTGAGAGTCTTTTGCAGCTTGAACACCTTACAATAATCAAGTGTGGGGTTGAGGAGATTATTGCAAAGGTTGAAGATGTGGAACAAACTCcttattattgttttaaatttcCTCAACTAACATCTCTTGAACTTACAGATCTATCAAAATTAAGGAGTTGGTATCCAGGGATACACATTTCTGAGTTGCAGAAATTGACATGTTTGAATGTTTGTAGTTGTCACAAGCTAATAAAATTCAGTTTCCAAGAAATAGACGAAAAGAGTAGACAACTCCTACTTTTTTTGGAAAAG ATGAGTCCCAACTTGGAGGAATTGACTTTAGAGCACAAGGACTTGATTGCGATACAGCAAGGACAATTCTTTTCTAAACTCAAAATGCTTACTCTGACCAACTTACAGAACAAATCACGCCCTTTCATAATTGGTTTCCTTCAAAGATTATATTCTGTGGAAACAATTTTGGTACAAGGTCATAATACTTCAGAAGAGTTGTTCTCATATGAAGGACTTGccggagaagaagaagaacatgCCAGGACACTTGCACGAGTGAAAAATTTGAAGCTACAGAGCGTTTATAATTTAAAGCATATATGGGACCCAGACTCCGGACTGAAACCACTTCTTCAGTATCTCGAGACTTTGACTGTATCTCGGTGTTATAGTTTGATCAACATAGCACCATCCTCATCATCTTTCCAAAATCTAGCAACTCTTCAAGTGAGTTCCTGTGCAGGATTGGCAAACTTGATAACAGCGTCCACAGCCAAGTCCATGGTGCAACTCAGCAAAATGACAGTACAATATTGCCATATGATGACAGAAATAGTGACCAGCTATGGAGATGATCATACAGAGGATGAGATTATTAATTTCGACAAACTGAAATGTTTGGAACTTGATGGTCTGCCTGGTCTCATCAGCTTTTGCTCCGGCAATAATGCCTTCAATTTTCCAGCTTTAGAAAATGTTACCGTCAAGGGATGCTCCCGGATGAAGATTTTCGCTTTCGGAGATCTAAATACACCAAAGCTACGAGGAATACTCCTGAGAGATCAACAGCATTGGGAGGGAAACCTTAATGCAACACTAGCAGAAATG AGAGTTGACCGATATTTTAAAGCATCTGAATTTCCTGAGCTCTGGCATGATGGGATGCAAGGGAGACTCTTACGCAATGTAGAAAGGCTTGAGGTGGATAAATGTGCAATGTATAACAAAGCTATACCATCCAATGTACTGGTGTTTTTAAACAAGTTGAAAGAGCTTGAGGTGAAAGACTGTGATTCAGCAGATGTAGTATTTGATTTGGAAGGGGTATCTGCTGATGATGGGCTACTTCCACGACTAAAGGAATTGCAATTAACAAGTCTGCCAATGTTGAGACATTTATGGAACAAGGATCCCATAGGAATTTTGGAGTTCAAGAATCTAAAGTGGCTTCATGTTGTAAACTGTAGCAGCTTGAAGTACATTTTTACCTGGTCGATGGCATTGTGCCTCTTGCAACTGGAAAAGATAGAGCTGAACAATTGTAAGATGATTGAAGGAATcatagaaaatgaggaagcagctGATAAGATGATATTATTGGCTTCATTGAAATCTGTAGTCCTTAAATGTTTGCCTAGATTCTCCAGATTCTGTTCAGGATGGAGTAACGTGGAATGTCCACTGTTGGAGGAGATGAGCATACATGAATGCCCAAGCTTAAAGAATATCTTTGCCACACAGACACCTGTGAGATTACAAGATAAACCCAACACTATTGATGAAGGGAGCCAGCAAAGGCTACACAGTGAAGAGCTTCATGCACCTGTTCTTCATAAG ATGTTTCCAAATTTGGAAAAGTTTTCGTTAGACAAGAAGTCTACCATAACCATACTTGGATTTCAATTTCCAACAGGCTTCTTTTCCAAAGTAAAAGTTCTTGAATTGAGTTTCTTTCCAAACAAATATCATGTTCCTCTGTTTAGTTTACTTCCAATATTCCCCAATctcgaaagatttgaagttctTGATTCTTCTCTCAACGAGCTACTTCCATTTGAAGGACTGGTTAGTGACCAAGAAGATATCACTACAATTCCACAGATAagagatttaaagcttaaaaatcttccTGATTTGAAGCATATATGGAATCCAGATGGCCAACTGCATGACCCATTATTTCAGTCACTTGAGACTTTTGAGATAGAGTTTTGTGGAAATTTGATTGTTTTAGCACCATCCTCTGTGTCTTTGGGAAATCTGAAAACTCTCAAAGTATATGGATGCAACACATTGGCAAATATTTTTACATCAGCCACAGCCAAAAGTATGGTACAACTTGAGACATTGATAGTAAGATTTTGCAATATGTTGACCGAAATAATAGGAGGTGTTCAAGAGGATGGATCAACCGATGAGATTGTTTTCAGTAAAATGAAAACATTAGAACTTGAAGATTTACAGAACCTCACATGCTTCTGCTTGGGCAGTTACACTTTCAATTTCCCATCTTTAGAACAAATGGATGTTTTTGGATGCCCCAAGTTGAGGATTTTCACTGTCCGCGAGCTGAGCGCACCAAGGATACATGGTGTATTCACAGGCGACAGATTCAATCGAACATTTCATTGGGAAGGCGATCTCAATGCGACCATTGAACAGATTTACATGAAATAT ATTGGATTTAAAGAGATATATGATATTCAACTCTCCAACTTTCCCATGCTGAAAGAAAAATGGCATGGCCAATTTCCATTCGAGAACTTGGAGTACTTGGAAAGATTGTTGGTGGACGAGTGTGCATTTTTCTCAAATGCCATATCATCAAATCTACTAAAGCACTTGCACTTGTTAAAAAAGCTGGCCGTAGAAAGATGTGATTCAGTAGAAGAGCTGTTTGAATTAGAAGGGCTAAATGCTGATGAAGGTGATGTTGGGTTATTAAAGTCTCTAGTAGAATTGAGGTTAATTGATTTGCCTAGATTGGTGCATGTGTGGAACAAGGATCCTCAAGGAATCTTGAGCTTTAGAAACCTAGCATTGTTGAAAGTTGAGAATTGTAGCAGCTTGACTAATATATTTACTCTGTCCATGGCTTCGGGTCTTGTAAAGCTCAAACATTTGGAATTGAAAAGATGTAATTTGGTGCAACATATCATcacaaaagaagcagaagaggaaATAGCAAAGGATAATACCATATTTCCATCAATGGAGTCCATGAGTCTAGAGTGTTTGCCTAACTTGTCAAGTTTTTATTCTGCAAGCGATGTTCTGAAATGCCCATCCTTGAAAAGAATTGAGATGGTTGGCTGTCCGAACATGGAGCTATTAGCTTCTAAATTTTGCAAAGAACATGATCTAAGCATGATTGCTGAGGGAAATGGAGAAAGAATTGCATCCTCGTCTGGCAGGAAG GTTGTCATCCCAAGTTTAGAAGAATTAAGAGTGGAATGTAACACCATAAAGAATCTGTGTTCTCAAACATCTCAAGCTGATTTCTTTTGTAAACTGAAAGGCATTGAGTTGACATGTATTTCTAGTGACTCTACACTTTTGCCATCTCAGTTCTTTGAAAGTTTACCCATTCTGAAAAAGCTTGTTCTGAGTCATGCTTCTTTCGAAGATATCATTTTCTGTGAAGAGATTATTGGCGAGGAAATACATCCTCAATCACTTGTGAAATTGAAAGAACTAAGTTTGTCTAAACTGCCAAGGCTCAAGCATCTCAGGGACGCCAAACTACTCTCAGTTTTCCAATCTCTGGAGACTTTAAATGTAATGGAATGTGGTAGATTGCAAGTGTTAGTGGCATCCTCtgtttcttttcaaaatttaacaGCGCTGCAGGTATCAAATTGCCAAGGTCTAGTAAATTTGTTGTCTTCTCCAATAGCAAGAAGTCTTGAACGACTTGAAAAAATGAAGATAGAGGAATGTGAACTGATACAAGAAGTCATAGTGGCTGAAGtagataaagaagaagaagagaatgagATTTGCTTCAGCCAACTAAAATGTTTGGAACTTCAACGTCTACCAAGCCTCTCTAGCTTCTGCTCTGGGAATTTGACCTTTAGTTTCCCATCTATGGAAGAAGTGATCATTGTAGAATGCCCCAATATGAAGATTTTTGCTCAAGAAGTAAGCACGCCGCAGCTGTGGAGAGTTCAAACAGGACCACATATATATAAATGGGGATGGCAAGACATTATATGTGATTGGGAGTGGGAAGGCAGCCTTAACAACACCATTGAAGCACTATTTAAGGAAAAG AAAGCTGAAGAGACGGGATAG